TACAGCCATTTAATAGCATACTTACAAGTggagtaaaaacaaaagttgaATGAAATATGCTGTTCATTGCCAGGATGAATGTTTGTTGTGAATGCTGTAAATTACATGCTGAGACACAATCCTGACACAAACCAAATTCTTTATTTGACAGGTTCTGTATTTCCACTATTCAAAATACACAAGTGTATTTGTCTTATTGAGCATGAGATGCCAAACTGCATCAGCAGAGTTCTTGCTAAGTTTAACCAAATGATATACAGTCTGGTTCACTTATCTGTACTTCACTGTCTCTTAGCTGAATCAGTTCTTTCCTCCAAATGTGCTGGTTTTAGAGAGGAGAAGTTTTGGTGACAGCTTGACGACAGGCCCGGGCCGAGGCACCAAGAGGTTCCTACAAAACTACAACAGTCCCCTGCCCCAGAAGCTGGCCAAAATCCCCCGGCACTCCACTGATGGTATGTTCATTTTAGTgggaggtttttgtttgtttgtttgttttttatctaCTATAGGCCTCATTCATGTACATAATTGATTATAAAAGGGCACTGTTCGTTCATATTTGGACAGCAATTATGAAAAACGTTTCTCTAATTATGGACATTAGTATTATTGGTAGTCAGATGACAGTAATATCAAGAGAAAGCACAATGTCAGTACCACATTTGGATTTTCTAACTAGTGCACTCACCCCTAATAGGGCAACACATTATTGCTTTTAATGGTTTGCTTTGATTTCACTATTAGAGTAGTAATCATTTAGTCCTCCCATATATAGGAGGATAATACATCAGCTGCTGTGCACTCTGTGTAGTCTGCTCCTGGCCAGctaatttctcatttctctAAAATGCCTCAGaatagtgtttttctttgttctttatttGTAAGTAAAATATGAGTTAGAAATACACTTAAATCAGAGGTTTTCACTGATTAAACAAGCCTCTCATGTGTATAgtggtatttatttatataagcAGTGGCTCTCAACTCTAATGCTCTGCATTAGTGCATTTTATATAGGACATTTTATTCTAATAATCAACCGCTCTCACTTGTCCAGTAAAGCCTTATATAATCATATAAAAGGTGCTAATAAAATAGAAGAAGCTCTTGGCTCAGGAGCGAGTGGTATTAAGTTCTGGGGCAGGAGGttaatcatttaatcatctTTCAATTTCCTCAGATTTTAATTACGTTAATGGAATATTTGAAGAGATTTATGTTAAAGGGTAATATCCCCCTTAAAAAGGCCTTCCACTTTTACAGAAGGCCACAGTCAAACCACTGTAGTTTTCTGTGAAGGATACAGGCATATTACTGTGAAGTACATTATGAGGAAAACGTCAGTTGTGTTCCTTCTTGTTTTAATCGCTCTATATTTACTATGTTGGATTTCTTGGCTGGTGGTCTCTTGTTATTTGGGATTGTTAAAGTGTCAGGGCGTTGATTTATCTGAGAGGTTTCTGTCTGCTTTGTTCCCAGGTGAGTCCTTCATGGAGAACAGCGTGGCCACATCAGAGCACTTAAAGAAGAGCCCTCTCTCTCCAAACTCTACGGGACTGACACCCGGACTGAGGTCTCCCTCCAAGCTGCTGCATCAAAACAACTTCACAGGTAGGAAGAAACACTGATAAGGAATGCATACAACATTCCAGTACTTCACTGTAATGATTGTAATGCTGTGGTTGATCATACCAAAACAGCTccacatttaataaaacaaaaaaaaaagaaaaaaagaaaaaaggttgCGGGCATGTTGCTTCCAACAATACTGGACAGTGGTTTATACCAATACTCTGATACAGGATTTTATCACTCTGGAAAGTCATGGCAGTAGCAGTCATTTTATCTTCAGAGAAAGATTGCGAGATAACCTGCAGAAATACGCCGATCTACCAGGAATGTGCGCTTACACATAATTGATTGGGCAACGTAGCACTTTGCCGGATGACGACGCTGCATGTTTTTTACTGGAGCCCTCTGCATGGACCACCTGCTCTGTGATGCTGGAAAGGccccattcaaatgaatgagggAGCTGCATTTTTTTCACGCAATGctgttgtctgtctgcatgCGGCCTAACACCATAGAATCAGAAGAATCACGTTGAATGAACTGTAAGTAGGCTTTAACCAATACAGTTTTTAAGAGTGATAATGATATGTGTGAACACAACTTTTAAAGAAATTCTGTCTTTGAATAATGTTTACAGATTTAAACTTCACAGATTGTTGGAATGACTTATGGGTGGTTATAGACCATAAACAGTGGGTGGTTCTGTTGTACTACATtctgtgtctgcatgcatgGATGTGTTCATATGTTTGTTGGCATGTGCGGTCCATGCAGTTATAAAATTAGCTCTCCACCCAGGCCCTCACAGATGTAAGCAGTTAAGGAAAATTGAAAAGCATAATTCTgagttttagttgttttgtcAAAAAGGATAAATCAGGTTTTACAGCTCTATCATATCAGCACAGGACACGTGTAGTGGTAGATTTAGTTTATTTGACAGGCTAATGATTATCTCATGTGCTAGGACAGCTCCAACCATTGTTACTTCTATATGTAGTTATTTCCTGAATGATACTTTGGTATTGCAAACTACAGTAAAGTGTGTCATTGGATCCTTGTGAAAAATTGAAGTAAAATCGCAGTTAAGCAGATAGCATAGCCAATGAATGACCGTCTTTATGAATTTGAGTTTATGCTTGTGCTTCCTCAGGCTCAGGCAGCTTCCGAGAGAGCCCGAGGCCCAGTGGTCAGGATCCCAACCTGTGGACAGTGGAGGATGTCATGCAGTATATCAGAGATATCGACCCAGTGCTGGCTCCACATGCTGACCTTTTCAGAAAACATGTATGTATTCAGTCATAATGGTGAAGATGCTTAGAATAACTGTATTCTGAATTAGCAAATAtaaacttttttctctctctggataTTAGACGTTGTTTTCTTGTTTAGTACTTTTACTACTTTTTCCCTACAGGAGATTGACGGCAAAGCACTCCTGTTGCTACGTAGTGACATGATGATGAAATATATGGGCTTGAAGCTCGGTCCCGCCCTCAAACTCACCTTCCACATCGACAAGCTCAAACGGGCTTGAGGAGGTCAGGCcaaccagcagcagccttcCAAAGGACTAAAACTCCAACCCCACCTCCCTGTTCGAGGATCAGTATATCATGCACTGCATATTGGACATATACTGACCATTTACATGTAGCAACTTCCATCAGACCACCATATCTGGTATTAAATAACCTTGTCCTGACCTCATCCAATGAGGaatgtttattttgtgtagCACAATCCAGCCCTAAGGCAGCATGGGATACGTAGGATCACCCACTTGTCCGTCATCCATTTTGCATTTCAGTATAACTTGAAGAGTCATATTGTGGCCATTTAACTGTAAAAGGCTTTTTTGGCCTGCTTTTATTATGTTACATTTATTCTGtacatttcatattttgtatttcattgaATATATGGACTtgtatttttgactttttcaacGGTTTGTGTTGGATAtgctaaaagaaagaaaaccctaaaggaagaaaagaaatcacTACATTCATCCCAATAGTTGGGAATGTTTCTGATTAACGTCTCTGTTTGAGGCACAGTTTTGCAGTTACAACAATATTAATTATGgggagaaaaaacatgttttatgaaaggaaaaaaaaaaatttattctgaaaatactGCCATGAGGAAATCAGTTTCTTTTGTCTTATTCTGGATGTTGTTTACAATGCCTTGTCTTGTCTTtgttatttgtacttttttaattttttatactATATTATTAGAGTTCCTACATGGAGAGCCCTATCATACTTAACATTGttcaataaatatataataattcaACAGTTGGTTTAGTTTTACTCTGCAACATCAGCCTTTTAAGCCACAGTTTGTGACTACATCCCGTTTATACGCTTGTGTTCACACTCTGTTgctaaacatatttatttgttcacTTATCATTTGAATTAgacaatattttctttcttaatttGCCTGACCTTTTCATACAGCCTCATTATATACAACGTACAAATGTAGGTTGGCCAGATCTGACATTTTGAAGCTGTGACTGGTATATATTTATTCTTTAACTATACTGAATCAAAATTAGCATGTCAGTTTAAAATTGTTCATGCATATAAATTAATGACgctattatttattcattcatacttttattttgaggAACTGTGCCATGTACTGAGGGTTTTTCCATTTACAGAGGTTGACCAACAGAGGGCAGCACAGCCCTGTTTACCTTTTTTGCAGACATGTCTCCTTACTGTTTCTCCTTGGGACTCACTGACATGCACTGCCATAGGTGGCCATCTCTCCATCTGGTAGACTCAGCATGATAATCTCTGATATTTTTATACCACGTAAGATGACTTCTTACAGTTGCTATTTTGTTGCTTCATCGTCAGTATTTCtcctgtgctgttgtgttgttattgCACTTATCCTCCATTATTTAAAGACCCTCTCTCTATGATTATGTGTATCTATTGTTCATGTTGTTTCTGGTAAATATTGCTGTCATTGTTTCAGTCAGTACATGAGTGGGCTATTAGTGCTTGTGGGCGAGAAATTACTTGTGTCTACTGAAGCAGCTCAGCACACGACAGAAAAATCTAACCACATCCTCCtagtgaaaacaggaaaacgTATCACGTTGGGTTGAAAACAGTGACCAAACCCACTGATTCTAACTGACATGGATGAGTGTGaatgcatgtctctgtgtgcgAGCATATGACACATGCAGAcaatctgtgctgtgtttgtgtgttatgcTCAGGCACATGTGACAAGCTCACAGCTCATGGCTGATGCCTGTGCTTGTTGATGTGTAATAGTAGCCAAAATGTTGTGCGTGAAGCCAGAGCTATTTATAGAAATAACAGCTCCTTGTGGCGCATATTGTGTTTGTGAACGTTGTGAAGCGGGTTTTCACTTAAGCTCCTAACACTACAGTGGGGTTTTTATCAGGTTCCACTCTTGTTTTGCTGATAGAGTAGCAGCCAGAGGTCTCCAAGTAGTAAGGTGAATATCCAGTATCACAGGTTGGTTCCACTGAAAACATACAAGGGCAGgttattgtcactgttttgaCATAAAGTACAGTGGTATTAGGTACTTTGGGGAAATCCTGCCCTTGATATTTACCAACAATGCTGTGCAGAGCTCCTGAGTCATCCACTCTTTGCCCCAACAGTCATACACTGTAAAGAGCAGCGAGACAGTTTCAGTATGTATGAAAGGAAGTTTTGCGGGCTTGCAGATCACTCagaactgtgagaaaaaaaacgCTTTTCTCAGGTCTTTGCATCAGGTGTCATATAACTTAAAAATGCCATATTGTCTGCAGGGCTAGAATGGCAATGTTACACTCAGCAGACAAGAATGGGCacatttagagagagagacggtACGTACAATAAGGTGCTCAGTCCCCACCACCTTCTCACCAGGTGATTTGAGAATTCCCAGCACACCTTTTGGGCTGTTGGGTTGATCTTTGGATCATTTTTCCAGATTGCTAAAGACCTGGTTCGTAGCGCATgatgttctctttctctgaccaCGTATAACATGCAAATGCCTCAAGAGCTGATGACACAGGACCAAACGTCAGTCGTGAATATGATCAGCCTGACTAACTGTCATGGTTTAAGGtttattgtttagtttttcaATTCAAACCGTGGGGGTGTGTTTTACtaaataaaaaggagaaaaatgaaaattggTTCGCATCCCAGAGGAGCTGTGACATCTCAGCGAACTGAGCCcattttttcctttactttagAAATTGTGTTTATAATACATGACAGTGACAGGCAAGTCTAGCAACAGATGTTTCTAAAATCACATTTGATTTCATCACTTTCTGTAAATGTGGATGCAGACCTGCCCCACTCACTTGTCTCCAGTGACTTTTGATTGTGAGATAATATCTGCAAAGAACTCTCAGTCTTGACAGCCCTCACCCCAACATACTCACCCTGTCAGGCCTCTGCCTACAGATGGTGTGGGTCAGCCAATGTCAGGATTTTCCTGCAAGGAAAATTGGTCACGTGATATTATCTGTCAGTGAGTGTAAAAAATGCAGAAATcagatataaacataaaaagtaCAGAAAGGTGTGACAAATATATGGATGAATTACTCACTGGCataaacaaaatacacatttatccTCAGCATAAACACACTGCTTGTGCAGTATATGTACATTTCACCCACAGGATAACACTTGTAAAGCCTGACAAGAACTACTCTCTTGTATTAATTCCATCCCCCAGCCTATAGCCTGTTACTCTGTCTTTAGTAGCATGTGCTTGCCACTGTCACCAGATTAGCACATAGGCTTAAAGCCCTGctcacaaagacactgtgtaCAGAACATAGCCTGTACTAATACTGTTTCCCTCTTTTCTAACCTACGAACCTGTAATACTCCCAGGCTGAGTGAAACAATTTTCCTGCTCAAATTAAATTTGACTGAGTTAAATTAAATTGCAAAGGCAGGAGATGAACACAATAATATAAACTTCTCTATAACACATACAATGCCCAGAAAACTCCTCAACAAAATGCTATCTTTGTGAAGCTTATAATGTCCAATCTCTGTAGACTGTCAGATTCAACTCTACAGTATAGTGCACAGTAAGGTGTAATAACATGAACACTTTGGTTGATTTAACACCTTTTTCACACAGTGTCagcaaaatgtaacattttaagccttaaaagtgtaatattattttcacagcatttgttttagattgtatttCTTTATAATCTGCTTGGCAGGCTTTGACACATCGCAGTGCCAAATAGTAAAGCAGTTTGAAAGTCAATTTAAGATTATTTCAATGGCTGAATTGGTCTGAATTACATGATAAAAACCTCTCCCATCTGGTTAGAAgactgtcaaataaaataaaatactaaataacattttaacaagGGATGTAACCAAACAATCTCTACTTGACATGTGCTGACTCTAGGGGTTTACTCTCTGCAGCTATTGCGAAACCGCATCTCTGCTCAGTTTGGCTCAACTGTGTAAATCACACAACCCTTAAATATTTACCACCTTTAGACATTGTTGGGACACCTCGATGTGTTTGAGCAGCCTCGATGGAGAAGTGTTAGCTGTGTGcaggaaaataaattatttacaccccccccccctttactTCAAAGAGCTGGCAAACCATTCAACCCCCCAGATTTGGGGAGGGGGGTCGGAGGAGGAGTCGCTAGTCACTAGGCAACCCCAGTGTCACCTGCCCCGACATGCCAGAATCAGCTACTTACCTCCGGAGGCTGCACGTATGAGGTACATAGCTGCATTTAAAAGCCTCTTCAGCAGGATTCatatggaaaacaaaacaattaccGAGACACAGCTAAACTATGCGTCTCCAGGAAAGAAAGTGTGATGTGATTATATTGCTTTTTCCCCTCgtgtgggagagaggaagggtTTTGTTGCTTACAAGCTGAGTCGCTGAGCTTTACTAAAAAGCCCGGGAGCAGAATCCAACAGTGCAACAACTGATGTTTTCCAGAGGAGGCCTGTTGCATTGAAATATATGTGATGTGTTAGCTTTTTTAATAAGAAAGAATTTAAAGTAAGGGGAGGGAGGAGCAGTGTCCAATAAGATCACATGTCAAGTAGAGATACAAGGTGACTGTTCAGCTAGAAAATCAGGAAGTTCGGCTTGAGCAACATGTCCACTGAATGAACCCTGCCCTGAGGGatctgctgtttatttacccCCTGCCAGCACACAaccccacacatacacacacacacactcactcactctctctctctctccctctctcccccacacaactacatgcacacataaagaTTAACACAATACATGCCACAAACCTCCAAACTCTTGTTAAAGCAGACAAGTTCAAACGCGCCCTCCTCACacaatattcacacacacacagatagaacTGTGCCCCTTGTTGTTGTCAATAAATAACTCATCCTCTCAACTGGGAAACTCAAGTTTGATTCTCACTTTCATTGTGTAGTTCACTCTTTGCTTTACAGTTATTCACACTGGGGGTTTTCTTGAAGAGACAACTTCTTTTTATCTTAAGAACAGTACTCCAATGAGAGGTAGCCTGCAGTTTAGTCATACTGTTTCAAAATTACACAATCTCCAGTGAATTAGCTAAATTTTCTTGATGTTCTTTCACTACTGGGATTTCCTCATTTACAGCAATAATGGATCTGCCACAGTCTAACAACATGCTGTAGGTGTGGGTGTAAGAATCACATTGACCAGAGTTGAGACATAAATCCTTTATCTTCCCCTGGCTCCACACTGATATTGAGGTATCCCTGTCTGCCTGTTTGATCAGGCTGTGtgctgatgctgtgtgtgtgtgtgtgtatgtgtgtgtgcatgtgaagaCCTGGCCATGCGTGACAACAGCAAATGACCACCTATCTGTCACTGGTGCTAGCGCCTGAGATTACCACGAGCTCAGGCCTGAAACCAGCTGGACCAGAGCCTGGAAAGTGAAAACTAGACAGTACTCAATGCATAGAGatatacagttcatttacagaCAAGGGGCTGAAGTGAGGAATGTAATCTGGATCGCGTTTAGCATGCCTCGCGTGATGTTTATTGAAGGGTTTTCAATGGAATCAGAAAAGTGTTGTGGGAAAACCCGGTGAAGAAATCCCCGAAGGgtagaacaaaaaaaatccctccaCCTAATTTCTAATTGTAAACTGGAGAAATCCTAACAttctctcttccccctccttATCTTGTCTCTTTCACTTTGCCTGTCTACCTCTCTATCAGAATGTGGCTTTTGGTCTCTGACTTATATAGAGAAACAGCGAGCTGCCACAGGAAGACGCACTCTTGTGTTGAGCAGTTGCTGTGGGTGGGCTGAAAACGAGAgagtaagaaaaacagaagtaaCTGTAAACGTCTCTGAGTGTCCCACCCTGCTTAGCCTGCGTCTAGACTGGCCTCTGTGAGGCAGGCGGCAGTCATAACAAGGGATTGGGAGCGCAAACAGGGCTGTTTGGCGTAGTTAGCCTTTCGTCTATGGAGTCACAATCGAGAAACAAAACCTCTGCATTTAATTGGGGCTAAACAAGGAGCTCACAGTGCAGCATACAATTATGAGATATATGAGGAGACAGAGTTCTGACAGTGTGCCAGAATGCCCCATGTGCCACACACCAGAAGACCATCTCACCAGATTGGTACTGGGCAAGGGACCCGCAACCGTTACTAAGCACTGTGCCAAGGCTGTTGGCCTACTTATGAGCCATTCTCTTGACAGTGTCAAGCCAAGAAAAtccacacgtacacacacacacacacacacaccccttaaGCAAGTCTTTGTTACTTGAAACAGGCCCAtattcaggctaacatactctAGTTTAGATCATCCATGATACTGTGTTTCAAATTGAACTCTCTGGCCTTTAACACAATTGGACAAATGAAAATAGATGAAGCTGCTTTAAGAGCAGAGTCGATTCAGAAATTGAGCAATCAGCAAAACACTATTCCTGCTCTCATTTTCCCCTTGTTACTCATGATACTGCTAAAGATGCCTTTGTTGACAATGTGAAAAGCTAAATGCAGTAGTGACATTCCCAACATGACCTCAATCAAGCATTTTCATAGCCCGGAGGCACAAAACAATCCAACAAACTCAGCCACCGCAGAGAATCTCTTTACCCTCATTTCATAATGAATGCAATTATAGGAGGAAAATTGTTTTACTCTTCCAACTGGCTTTGGTGTAGGCTGCAGAGGGGTTGTTTTGAATTTGCATAAGTCATTTGTTCAAAGTTATTGTTTAAAGCCAATAGGCAGTTTTTCACACCATCCTCTGGGTGACCTGGGAAAAGGCAGTGCTGTCTTTGAGTCAGGGCTTACAAGCTTTAAGTTAGTTAAACCCCCATCAAGGTAAGCATTCTTTGGTCACTTCCCCCAACCACACACTCGCATTACTCTTTACACACAGCAAAGAATTTTTTCCtacatttaatgtcagtgcatGGCATTTATGTAGCTAATCACtgacaaataaatgttaaacaGTAAATCTCATTTGGATATCACTACCTAGGATGTCTTATCAGATGTATACTGATATAATACAGCTGTTCTTTTACTAGCCAGCAGAAAACCATGTAATTATCACCATATGTCAATCATGTCCCTGTAAGCGACATTGCCTTTTTAGTGATGAAAATGGTGAATTGAGGAAAAGATAGGCTACTGAAACCCCAGGAAATTTGGAGTAGAGAACATATCCTTCTCAAGAAGCATAATTATTGCATCTGTTTAAACATTTCCACCCCAGACTTGAGAGAAACTGAGGTTTCTCTTCACCCACAGGTTAACCTAAGCACTTAGCTAGCTCTCCACTGCCCGAGGGAAGAGCTGTGCAATGAATGGAAAAGCAGGCCACACTTCTATCCAGGCCATCTTTATTGATCCTCAAAACCCCCTTTTCACAAAGACCATCCCCCCATCTTGACCACAGAAAGGGGACAATATAAACAACCAATAAATAAGAATCTGCGTGATTAAGGCGGTTCTACATCTCCACATAGAACACAACAGTGTGGACATGTTGGAGTTTTACAGCTTCATACAGTACAAGCAGGAGATTTTTGAGAACATCACATCTAAAAAGGCAGCACTTTACCAAAAGTgaaccatttttaaaatctggatgaGACTCCCATTCAAATGAGATAACATTGTATTTCTGTCATGTCTGACTTTAGTGATAGAAAAATTCAGGCTCTTTTTGGACGACCTTGTCATCTGAGCTTATTTTTAATACTATGCCAAATAGAATGGGAAAAAATCATGAGCAGAGAACTTAAAATTCAATTTCCTCCCTCATCCTActcttaggaaaaaaaaaaaaaaaaattaaagccaCTTGGTTCCCAAAGTGGAGAAGGTGGTTGTTCTTTATATCAGTTTTCTCAGataggaataaataaatacacctTTTTACTGGTAAACTGTCATGGAGTCCAGCTTAGAGGCTACACAGTGTCATAGCATTGTTCAGAGTGGCTTTTAAGAATTTCAGCATTTCTTTATTACATTCATGTCCAGGAAATGGGAGAAGTGGAACTGGGCCTTTTAGCCAGCCACCCTCTGGCCACTAGCACATGTGAGACGCGAGCACTGTGCATTCACTGTGGATATCCAGAGTTCTCTTCTGTGCACTCTGCGTCGCAACTTGGTTTAGTTGTACAGGGAGAGGTGCCcacaaaagtaaaagtgaagAGATGAGTACCCTTCATCCATCCTGGACAATTCTCACTCTTCTGTGTCCATTTGTGCCCCTTTGCAAAAATCAGGTCCTCTCAGCAACTCACAGTGCTGGGTTGCTGTTTGCTGACAAAGTCTGAGATGAAGTCAAACTCGTTCTGGCCCAAGAAGAGTTCTGGCAGCTCTTGGACCCGATCCAAACCCAGCTCCATGACCAGCGAGGTCAGGACCTCCTCGTCGATCATATCCGCATCCATGCCGTTCAGGGCCAGCGCCGGTCCGGCCATGTGCTGCATGTTAGCCAGCTGGGCCGGGTTCATGCGGTACTGGGTCGTGGGTCCCATGTGGTTCCCACCCATAGGCCCCAGTGGGTGTCCGTGATACTGGGTGTTGagtttctgcagctgcatgcTGGCCATGAGCTGTTGGGATGTTAACCCTCCGTTCAtgaactgttgctgctgctgctgctgctgtgggtgCTGGGGTTGTTGCTGGTGCTGCTGTGGGTGcatgtgatgctgctgctgctgagggtgatgctgttgctgctggggCTGGCCATTATACATCATGTTACCAGAGGTCATCTGGTGGTGACCCATCTGGGCCCCATTCAGCTGTCCATTCATGGGTCCTCCCACCATGCCCTGCCGCTGTCTCATGGCGGTCTCCATGTTGGCCTGGGCGCCACCGTAGTGCATCATCTGGCCATTGGGCATCGCCCGCATGCCCTGCTGGTTGGCATGCTGCTGGTGACCTGCCTGCAGGCCACCGTTCATGCCCATCCTGTAACCGTGGAGACTGGCGCCCGCTGAGCCGTGATTCATGGGCATCATCAGATGGTCTGCCATGCCTCCTGTCtatgagcagagaggagacattGTTAGGACAATGCAAACAGCAGGCAAGATGTTTGGAACCAgtaaaaacatctcagaaaATGTGCACCACTATCAAGTCTGTCGCGATGAGCACATATTTAACAGCCCATGTGAACCAGCATCAAACTGGACACACAGCAATGGTGTTAATGTTGCCAAGTGTGATTTACATTGCTGTGCAGCAAACCCAATTTCATACCCTGCCTACTGACTTCCTTTACAGTGACCACAAGCTTCACCTTcattgaaaaagaaacaaaggtaCATTTTCCCTGTAATGTCACAATCCCACCTCAAGTTAAACCACCGAAAACGC
The window above is part of the Lates calcarifer isolate ASB-BC8 linkage group LG15, TLL_Latcal_v3, whole genome shotgun sequence genome. Proteins encoded here:
- the cited4b gene encoding cbp/p300-interacting transactivator 4b, producing MADHLMMPMNHGSAGASLHGYRMGMNGGLQAGHQQHANQQGMRAMPNGQMMHYGGAQANMETAMRQRQGMVGGPMNGQLNGAQMGHHQMTSGNMMYNGQPQQQQHHPQQQQHHMHPQQHQQQPQHPQQQQQQQQFMNGGLTSQQLMASMQLQKLNTQYHGHPLGPMGGNHMGPTTQYRMNPAQLANMQHMAGPALALNGMDADMIDEEVLTSLVMELGLDRVQELPELFLGQNEFDFISDFVSKQQPSTVSC